From Paenibacillus sp. FSL H8-0537:
AGCGCATTGTGGAAGGCATCGTCAAAGAGGCGGAGGAGCTGTGGGCGCAGAAGCAAGCGCAAGCTTTGGAAGCGGGCGAAGCAGAGCCGGCAGTCATAGTGCTTGCGGGTGAAGGCTGGAATGTGGGCGTTATCGGCATTGTAGCCTCCAAGCTGCTGGAACGCCATTACAAGCCCGTCATTATTCTCGGCATAGATGGAGAGAGCGGCATGTGCAAGGGGTCTGCGCGCTCCATTGAAGGCTACGACCTGCATGCAGCGCTTACCGCCTGCGATGAGCTGCTGGACCATTACGGGGGCCATCAGGCGGCGGCAGGCATGAGTCTGCATCGTGACCAGCTGGCTGATTTTGAACGCCAGCTGGGGGAGCTTGCTTTGGAATGGCTCAGCGAGCAGGATTGGATTCCAAAAACGGGCATTGATCTAGAGTGCAAGGTTGAAGAAGCTAATTTGCAAACAATCAATGAGCTAGCGCAGCTGGAGCCGTTCGGGGCGGGCAATCCATCGCCACGATTGCTCTTTCAGGGCGCCGCGCTTGCAGACAAGCGAACGATGGGCAAGGAAGCGAAGCATCTCAAGCTGACGGTGAAGAGTGGGCAGGCTGTGCTGGAAGCGGTAGGCTTCAGCATGGGAGCTATCGCTGACCGGCTGATTGCGAGCAGCACGGTCGATCTGGTAGGCGCGCTGTCAATCAATGAATGGAACGGCCAGCGCAAGCCGCAGCTGCATATTCATGACCTGTTCAGCGGAGGCGTGTATGCAAAATTTCCTGAACGTGAGCATTTCGGTCAAGTGTATCAAATGCTGCGGAGAATGAAGCGGGCACCGCTTGAGGGGCTTGCGAAGCGCCTCGCGGAGCTGAGCGGATGGCCGCAGGAAATGACCGAGGTTATGCTGCGCGTGTTTACCGAGCTTGCGTTTATCCGCATTGAGGATGGAATTGCAATCGTAGCAGAGGCACCGGAGAAGCGAGAGCTAAGCACGGCGCCTTCCTATCAGGAGGCAAAAAGTAAAGCAGAGCAATTGCAATCTCCACTCTTTGCAGCTACAATATTGGTTTGACAGCACCGCAATGGCGATAGACAGAAGGGACGAATAATTGATGAGCGAGTCACAAATTAATTTTAAAGATTACATTCGGGTCATTCCCGATTTCCCACAGCCAGGCATTCGCTTTAAGGATATTACTACTTTGCTGAAGGACGGCCCAGCTTATCGTGCTGCCATTGAAGAAATGCGCAAAGCGGTTGAGCATTTGAAAATTGATATCGTTGCAGGACCGGAAGCACGCGGCTTCGTTATCGGCGCTCCGCTTGCTCTTGCACTAGGCGTAGGCTTTGCGCCCATTCGCAAAAGCGGCAAGCTGCCCGGCGAAACGATTGAAGCGAGCTATGACCTGGAGTATGGCAAAGATGTGCTCGCTATGCACAAGGACTCCATCCAGCCGGGACAGCGCGTTCTAATTGCCGATGATCTGCTTGCAACGGGCGGCACGATCGCAACTTCCATTAATTTGATTCGTCAGCTTGGCGGGGAAATTGTCGGTTCGGCTTTTCTCATCGAGCTCTCTTATTTGACAGGCCGTGAGAAGCTTGGCGATATGGACGTCGTTTCACTCGTTACTTACTAGAAATATCTTGAAGGATGAAATAAAATCGTTTGAACGTTTAAGCCAACCAGCTGCTGCTGGTTGGCTTTTGCACTATAAAGTCCGCGTTACCGGTTGAAAAATTTAAATTTCCATGACTTAAATCGACACTTCAATCGACAGCGTAGTTGACGTCATGCTATGCTTACAGGCATAATATTAGAAAACTCGGAAAATGCGCGAAGGGGAGCCGAAGCAGGGCTCATTTCGGAAAGGGATGTTCATGGGCATAGAGCAGTTAATTGAAAAGGCATCGGCCTATATGAAGGAACAGGACTTATTACGCATAAGGGAAGCCTATCATTTTGCAGATCAGGCTCATCATGGACAAGTGCGGAAATCAGGCGAACCTTACATTTTACATCCGATTGCCGTAGCAGATATATTGGTGGATATGCAGATGGATGTGCTGTCCATTATTACAGCTTTGCTGCATGACGTGGTTGAAGATACGACAGTCGATCTGGAGACGGTTCGGTCGAAATTCGGCGAAACCTGCGCGATGCTGGTTGACGGACTGACGAAGCTGGAGAAAATCCGTTTTCGTTCCAAGGAAGAGCAGCAAAACGAAAATTATCGAAAAATGTTTGTGGCGATGGCGCAGGATATTCGCGTTATTTTGATTAAGCTTGCCGATCGCCTGCACAATATGCGGACGCTGAAATTCCAGTCAGAGGAAGCCCAGCGGCGGATTGCGTATGAGACGCTGGAAATTTTTTGCCCCATTGCGCATCGGCTAGGTATTTCCGCGATTAAGTGGGAGATGGAGGATATTGCACTTCGGTATTTAAATCCGCAGCAATATTATCGCATCGCCAACTTGATGAAGAAAAAACGGGCAGAGCGCGAGCAGTTTATTGCCGATGTTATTGAGCGAATTGAAGAGAAGCTTGGCGAAATGGGCATTGAAGGCGATATTTCCGGGCGCCCGAAGCATTTATACAGCATTTACAAAAAAATGACCGACCGCAACAAGCAGTTTAATGAGATTTATGATCTCATGGCGATTCGGATTATTGTCGAAAATATTAAAGATTGTTATGCGACGCTCGGCATTATCCACACGCTGTGGAAGCCGATGCCGGGAAGGTTCAAGGATTATATCGCGATGCCGAAGGCGAATATGTACCAGTCGCTGCATACGACGGTTGTAGGGCCGAATGGCGAGCCGACCGAAGTGCAAATTCGGACATGGGATATGCATCGTACATCAGAATACGGGATTGCGGCGCATTGGGCGTACAAGGAAGGCACGGTCGTGCCAAACCGCAATTTTGAAGATAAAATGTCTTGGTTCCGCGAAATATTGGAGCTGCAAAATGACGCTCGCGACGCATCGGAGTTTATGGAATCGCTGAAAATGGATTTCTTCTCCGACCTCGTATTTGTATTTACGCCGAGCGGTGAAGTCATTGAGCTGCCAGCCGGCTCTGTGCCGCTGGATTTTGCTTACCGCATTCACACGGAGGTTGGCAACCGCACGATTGGCGCCAAGGTGAACGGCCGTATTGTGCCGCTTGATCATAAGCTCAAAACGGGTGATATTATTGAAATTCTCACCTCTAAGCATTCGTATGGACCGAGCCAGGATTGGGTGAAAATCGCACAATCGTCGCATGCCCGCAGCAAAATCAGGCAGTGGTTCAAGAAGGAGCAGCGCGAGGAAAATGTGGCGAAGGGTCGTGAGGCTGTCGAGCGTGAGCTCAAGCGCCTTGGTCTAGAGCCTTCGGCTTGGCTGACCGAGGACAAGCTGCAGGAGGTTGCGTCCAAGTTTTCATTTAACGATGTGGAGGACATGCTGTCAGGCGTTAACTTTGGCGGCGTGACCGCTGCACAGATTTGTACTCGTCTAACGGAGAAGCTGCGCAAGGAAGCTGAGAAAAACAATACGATTGAGCTCGGAACGGATAAAGATGCGAAATCGGGAGTCAGCCGCAAAAATCGCCAGCACCTTGGCGTTACGGTACGAGGCATTGATAATTTGCTCATTCGCTTTGCTCGCTGCTGCAATCCGGTGCCTGGCGACGCTATTATTGGCTACATTACGCGTGGACGCGGCGTCTCGGTGCATCGTATGGATTGCCAGAACATTCCGTTTGGCATGGACGGAGAGGAAGCTGATCGCGTCATTGAGGTGGAGTGGGAAGAATCTGTCGAGGCTAATTACAGCGTCGATATTGAAATTGCCGGCCATGACCGTAATGGTCTGCTCAATGAAGTGCTGCAAGTCGTATCCGGCAGCAAGACGAATATTTCAGCAGTAACCGGTCGTTCCGTGAAAAATAAAATGGTCATGATTCATATGACCGTGCTGATTAAGAACGTTGAGCATCTCTCATCTGTGGTGGAGAAGATTAAACGGGTGCAGGATATATATTCCGTCCAAAGGATTATGAATAGCTGATTTTACTGCTGTAAAAGCCTTGGTGGGGAAGGGCGGGGGGACGCTGCGTGAAAGGTTTGGGTTTCGGTCGCCATTGCTGATGGATTTTGGAATATAACCGTAGCGGTTAAAATCCATCAGCAAAAGCGAACGCTCCGCTCCTCTATCCCAAACCTTTCACTCCACTCTCTCCCCCTCCTCTTCCCCGAAAAGGTTTTAAAAAGCAAGTTTAGCTATTGCCAGTAGGCAACAAGCTAAAGATAAAGATAAAGATAAAGCCAAAAGATAATGACTACACTTAGTTGACTGTTATTGTGTAGTTCAATAGGCATACATTGATTACACCTGCTTCGCATGCGCAAAGCAGGGAAGAATGACAGAGGGATGGCGGCGTACTTAGCCGCCTTCTTCTTTTTTAAGGGAGGATGGGAAAGCATGAAGGTTGTGATTCAGAGAAGCAAGCAGGCGAGCGTGACCGTCGAAGGGGAAATAACAGGAGCAATCAACTTCGGATACGTGCTGCTTGTTGGGATTACCCACGAAGATACAGAAGCAGACATCAAATGGATGGCCGATAAAATCGCGGGCCTGCGCATTTTTGAAGATGAGGCTGGCAAAATGAATTTGTCCATCGTCGAAACCGGTGGCGCTATTTTGTCCGTATCGCAGTTTACATTGTATGGAGACAGTCGCAAAGGCCGACGACCTAACTTTATGGCTGCTGCACGCCCAGAACAGGCTGAGCCGCTCTATGAGCAGTTTAATGCCTATCTTCGCCAGCAGCATGGGCTGCAAGTGGAGACGGGGCGTTTTGGCGCCATGATGGATGTATCGCTCGTCAATTGGGGGCCTGTTACATTGATTTTGGACAGCAAGGAATAGAGCCGTAAAGAAGAATTGCATTCGCAGAGGAATTCCTTAATTCATTTCCTCTTTGGCAGCAACCTCCGTTTTAATTTCTGTAAATAATCCTTCTTTAGTCAAACCGGTTATTTTATCAATAGAGGCTAGTTCAATCTGTTCCGTTTGGAAATGGATCGTATCGTTTTGCTCAGTTGTTAAGGAAAGCTCCTTGTTTTCTGTATTCACTTTCAAAGCAACGCTGCCAAAAGAATCCACTTCCACTTGAAAGGGTACTGAAGAGGGGCCAAACACATCCTTAGTCTGTGCTTTTTTCAAAAACAAGACATACGTTTGATCAAAATCAGGTTTGCTGTAGTTGGGCGAATTGAGCACCGCTTCATATTCCACTTCATCTACCGTATGTTTTAATAAAATGTTATGTGGAATGGAAATATGAATCGTGCCTTCAATATCGCCTAACAAGGCTTCCTCGACTACAAACGAATACACCTCGCTAAAATGGTTTTCTCCCATGTTCCAATCCTCAATAAATTTCTCGTAGCGGCCGGAGACCACATAATCGGAATGATGAACTAATCCTGCAACATCCCCACTTACTGCATAATCCGGTGCATAATTCACATTATACGTAGCAGGCATTTCCTTCTCTTTTGTTATAAAAAAAACTACTGAGGTCATGAGCGCTGCGCATAACACTGTAATTAGGATCATTCGAAGATTCCATCGTATCGTCATTATGATTTCCTCCTTTAATTATTTTGGATAAAGGGCATTTATTCCATTTTTATCATCGGTTTGCGGCAAGTATACGTTCTCCCTGTCTCTGCTTGAATTCATAAGGGCCGTCACAGGAACAGAGCTATGACCCAGACCAAGGGCGTGCCCTAATTCATGTCCTGCAGTGCTCCTTCTTGTTTGGGGATAATGTACAACACTTGGGTTCCCTATATTGATATCCGCGGTAAAGTAGCTAGTTGAAGCTGTGCCTGGGCTCACATAAGTAATGCATACCCCATACATCGAAGGATCATCGACATTTTGAGTGCCAACGGTGCTGAATGTTGAAGTGTTGAGCGCCGAAAGATTAAATTTTATTTTACTTTGGGCACTATTCCAATCAGAGACGGCGGAATCAAAAGCAGCTTTATAAGTCGTATTAGTGGTAGCGTATTTTACATAAACGTTGTAAGTATTATTAACGGACTTGGGCCATTTGTGGCCCGTAAACGTATAGGCGAAAGCGGTTGACGTAAAAATGAGAGCCGATAGTAGTAAGATTGTAGCGGTCAGCAAAGATTTTTTCCTCATCATTCATGCCCCTTTTTTGATTTTTCTTACTGATAAATCTCTGTATACCATTTTCTTTGCACGACTAAGCGCTTTAAGGATACGATTGCGTACGAATCGGACGTAACTTTATGACGATCAAAAAACAGAATATGTTTCATATTTTGGATTTTATTTCAAATAAATAAAAGATGAATGGTTCGAGGTGTATCTTTTCCAGCAGCATGAATGGCGATTGGACAAGCAATCATGCTGGGATGAAGATTAGTGGGGAGACCTTCTGGATACAATAGGGGAGAGAATGGGCGCGCTTAAAGCATTCGGCAGCGATTGGCCGTGGCTGAGCGCCTATTTATTTTGTACCGGAGGCGAATGAACGCATGCATCAATCCCGCAAGGAGCAAGGGCTGGAGCGGATTAGCCGCAGGCTGCTTCATGCAGATCGGCATGAAGCCATCAGGCTGTCACAGCTGGAGGAAGACATGGAGGCGGCAGAGGAATGGGCAGGCTTTCCAGCTGCTGCTGGCAAGCGGAGCGACATAAGGGACACGTAATATGGAGCCGAATGCAAATAGGGTACCCGCGCGGCAAAGAACCGGAAGCATGATACAATACGATGTCAGAAGCCATTTGACATAGGTTAAACGCTTGTTCGCATACGCTGGCGCAAAAGCAGGGGAAAGATCGAAATAACAGGAAATAAAACGCTTTCTAAACTGTAATGTTACTGTAATCAAACGATAACGCTATTTTAATATCGCAAGCCTATAATAGACCTCGACCCCCTTTTTTAAAATATAATTTACTTTTGGACCTGCAATGTGATTGCAGGTTTTTTTCTGTCTTCAGGCGGGCATACGGCTGTTTCTATACAATCGGGCTGATTACTGCTGAATCGCATCTTGACTTTCTGACGACGCCCAAGTAAAATGAAGCATCAGCACCATTCACTATAATGATTTCATGATGGAATAAAGTAATCCATGCGCATATATGCAGAGAGGAATGCCTTAGGCTGCAAGCATTCTTATAATGGCGGGATGAACAGACTTTCCGGAGAACAGACGGTGAACGTTAGCCTGCTGGGGCTTAAGCCCTAGGCAAGCGATTGTTTCAGTAGCCGTACTGCGGGTGACGGGCGTTAACCGTCTTCAAGCGAGCTTCTGCCTTAGGGCGGCTGTCTCGGAATGTGGGTGGTACCACGGGAGCTATACTCTCGTCCCTGACAGCAATATTTGCTGTTCAGGGGCGGGAGTTTTTTGCTTTAAATATAAGACTTTATAAGTTTTACACTTACCACTGGCTTATATTTCACCGCAAAATGAGCCCTGCCGTCATCACACGGTGAGTGCTGTTTTGCTTGTTTTTATGTTTTTAAGCAGCAGGTCAGGAGGAAAATGACATGGCATTTCAAAAATTACCGGGAACGCAGGACATGCTGCCGGGCTCAATCGACAGCTGGCAGTTCGTCGAGCAGAAGGCGCGCGAAATATGCCGCCGCTTTAATTTTCGCGAAATTCGCACGCCAATCTTCGAAGCGACCGAGCTGTTCCAGCGCGGCGTAGGCGAAACAACGGACGTTGTAGAGAAAGAGATGTATACGTTCACGGATCGCGGCAATCGCAGCGTGACGCTGCGTCCAGAGGGCACAGCCGGTGTCGTTCGGGCGTTCGTTGAAAATAAACTGTATGGCGAGCCTGATCTGACGAAGCTGTATTACATCGGCCCTATGTTCCGCTATGAGCGCCAGCAAGCAGGGCGTTACCGCCAGTTTCACCAGTTCGGCGTTGAGGCGATGGGCTCGGTGAATCCGGCGCTTGATGCCGAGGTTATCGCTTTGGGCTACACGTTTTATACAGAGGTTGGCCTTAAAGGGGTACGCGTCGAAATCAATTCCGTCGGAACGCCGGAAGTAAGGCTTGCCTTCCGCGAGCGCCTGCTTGCTTTCCTTGAGCCGAAGCGCGAGCTGCTGTGCAAAGATTGCCAGTCGCGGATGGACCGCAACCCGCTGCGCGTACTGGACTGCAAAGTCGATCAGAAGCATTTTGAAGGTGCTCCGTCGATTTTGGATAGTTTGGATGAGGAATGCTCAACGCATTTTGAAAAGGTTAAAGCGTATTTGACGGCGATGAATATTCCGTTCGATGTCAATTCGAAGCTGGTGCGCGGGCTTGATTATTACACGCATACCGCTTTTGAATATAAAGCGGAGGGCATCGGTGCCATCGATACGATTGGCGGCGGCGGACGCTATAATGGGCTCGTTGCCGATATTGGCGGACCGGATCAGCCGGGCGTTGGTCTTGGCCTCGGGCTGGAGCGGACGATATTGCTCCTGGAGCACCAGAAGACGGAAGGCATCAAGGAAACGAGCCAGGTCGACGTTTACGTCATCAGCCTTGGCGAGGCAGCAGAGCGTGAGGCGACTAAGATCGTACATGACCTGCGTACAGCAGGCTTGCGCGCTGACCGTGACTACACGGACCGCAAGATGAAGGCGCAGATGAAGTCAGCGGATCGCTTCAAGGCACGTTTTACCGCCATTCTCGGCGATGAC
This genomic window contains:
- the recJ gene encoding single-stranded-DNA-specific exonuclease RecJ, whose translation is MIQAKTRWNLAPWDEQADAAAQELSTALRLSPLAAKLLVQRGYREVAQAEQFLRGGSEHLHDPYLLKDMREAVARIREAASAGEKVRIYGDYDADGVSSTSLLVHVFRELGLHFDYYIPHRALEGYGLNKAALEKAAAEGVGLIVTVDTGISAYDEIAYAKELGLDVVVTDHHEPPARIPDACAVVNPKRHDCTYPFEGLAGVGVAFKLAQALLERPPMELTDIVCLGTIADLMPLTGENRILVKSGLERLRQTTNTGFLALAESTGIELPSITSTTVAFGMAPRINAAGRLDHARRAVELLISDNYDEAILAATSLDMLNRERQRIVEGIVKEAEELWAQKQAQALEAGEAEPAVIVLAGEGWNVGVIGIVASKLLERHYKPVIILGIDGESGMCKGSARSIEGYDLHAALTACDELLDHYGGHQAAAGMSLHRDQLADFERQLGELALEWLSEQDWIPKTGIDLECKVEEANLQTINELAQLEPFGAGNPSPRLLFQGAALADKRTMGKEAKHLKLTVKSGQAVLEAVGFSMGAIADRLIASSTVDLVGALSINEWNGQRKPQLHIHDLFSGGVYAKFPEREHFGQVYQMLRRMKRAPLEGLAKRLAELSGWPQEMTEVMLRVFTELAFIRIEDGIAIVAEAPEKRELSTAPSYQEAKSKAEQLQSPLFAATILV
- the hisS gene encoding histidine--tRNA ligase encodes the protein MAFQKLPGTQDMLPGSIDSWQFVEQKAREICRRFNFREIRTPIFEATELFQRGVGETTDVVEKEMYTFTDRGNRSVTLRPEGTAGVVRAFVENKLYGEPDLTKLYYIGPMFRYERQQAGRYRQFHQFGVEAMGSVNPALDAEVIALGYTFYTEVGLKGVRVEINSVGTPEVRLAFRERLLAFLEPKRELLCKDCQSRMDRNPLRVLDCKVDQKHFEGAPSILDSLDEECSTHFEKVKAYLTAMNIPFDVNSKLVRGLDYYTHTAFEYKAEGIGAIDTIGGGGRYNGLVADIGGPDQPGVGLGLGLERTILLLEHQKTEGIKETSQVDVYVISLGEAAEREATKIVHDLRTAGLRADRDYTDRKMKAQMKSADRFKARFTAILGDDELERGEIALKNMESGEQRTVAISELAAAIQA
- a CDS encoding bifunctional (p)ppGpp synthetase/guanosine-3',5'-bis(diphosphate) 3'-pyrophosphohydrolase encodes the protein MGIEQLIEKASAYMKEQDLLRIREAYHFADQAHHGQVRKSGEPYILHPIAVADILVDMQMDVLSIITALLHDVVEDTTVDLETVRSKFGETCAMLVDGLTKLEKIRFRSKEEQQNENYRKMFVAMAQDIRVILIKLADRLHNMRTLKFQSEEAQRRIAYETLEIFCPIAHRLGISAIKWEMEDIALRYLNPQQYYRIANLMKKKRAEREQFIADVIERIEEKLGEMGIEGDISGRPKHLYSIYKKMTDRNKQFNEIYDLMAIRIIVENIKDCYATLGIIHTLWKPMPGRFKDYIAMPKANMYQSLHTTVVGPNGEPTEVQIRTWDMHRTSEYGIAAHWAYKEGTVVPNRNFEDKMSWFREILELQNDARDASEFMESLKMDFFSDLVFVFTPSGEVIELPAGSVPLDFAYRIHTEVGNRTIGAKVNGRIVPLDHKLKTGDIIEILTSKHSYGPSQDWVKIAQSSHARSKIRQWFKKEQREENVAKGREAVERELKRLGLEPSAWLTEDKLQEVASKFSFNDVEDMLSGVNFGGVTAAQICTRLTEKLRKEAEKNNTIELGTDKDAKSGVSRKNRQHLGVTVRGIDNLLIRFARCCNPVPGDAIIGYITRGRGVSVHRMDCQNIPFGMDGEEADRVIEVEWEESVEANYSVDIEIAGHDRNGLLNEVLQVVSGSKTNISAVTGRSVKNKMVMIHMTVLIKNVEHLSSVVEKIKRVQDIYSVQRIMNS
- the dtd gene encoding D-aminoacyl-tRNA deacylase, whose protein sequence is MKVVIQRSKQASVTVEGEITGAINFGYVLLVGITHEDTEADIKWMADKIAGLRIFEDEAGKMNLSIVETGGAILSVSQFTLYGDSRKGRRPNFMAAARPEQAEPLYEQFNAYLRQQHGLQVETGRFGAMMDVSLVNWGPVTLILDSKE
- a CDS encoding adenine phosphoribosyltransferase, encoding MNFKDYIRVIPDFPQPGIRFKDITTLLKDGPAYRAAIEEMRKAVEHLKIDIVAGPEARGFVIGAPLALALGVGFAPIRKSGKLPGETIEASYDLEYGKDVLAMHKDSIQPGQRVLIADDLLATGGTIATSINLIRQLGGEIVGSAFLIELSYLTGREKLGDMDVVSLVTY
- a CDS encoding M57 family metalloprotease; the encoded protein is MMRKKSLLTATILLLSALIFTSTAFAYTFTGHKWPKSVNNTYNVYVKYATTNTTYKAAFDSAVSDWNSAQSKIKFNLSALNTSTFSTVGTQNVDDPSMYGVCITYVSPGTASTSYFTADINIGNPSVVHYPQTRRSTAGHELGHALGLGHSSVPVTALMNSSRDRENVYLPQTDDKNGINALYPK